In Desulfosporosinus youngiae DSM 17734, the genomic stretch CCACACATGGCCTGGTTTTATTAATTTCTGCTCCTTTTGTTGGATTCAGATCAACCCAATACAAGGAATACTGCTCAATAGTTTGGTTCATCCCATACCTCCAGCGTTTCATTGTCAATCTCCTCAGAAATCAACAGAATGTCATCGTTATTTTTGTGCATAAGTTCCAATGCCTCTGCCCAACCTTGTCGGGGTGTTCTCACCGGTTTAATGATGATAAAATTGTCTTCAACTACCAATTCCACTTTTGAATCTATACCACATTGCCTTAAAACTGCATGAGGAATCCGGATTCCTTTAGAATTACCAATTTTAATAATGTCCATTTCCATTACAATCCCTCCTTATCCTTATCAAGTAACTACATTGTAGTTACATTTTATCAGTTATGCATTGCTAATACAAGGTAAGTGCTTAATAATCAGGTGCCGCTGGTAAGCAAAAACCTCGGAATGATTACCATTCTGGGGTGTCATCAATTATTAAGCTTCAGTCCTAGTGTTGCGACAGTGGTCAGGCAAGCTCTGAGACCAAGGCATGAATTCCTCCTGCATTCTACTGCGAGATCAGCCTGCTGTTCTCGCTTGGTCACTTAAAATACGTAAGCGGTAAATAGGTTCTTTTCCACTTTAGTTGATTAATGCAGTGCTTCAAGCAATAGAGTCTCACTGTTAACGATTTCTATTCCCTCAAAGTCTTCCACCCTTGGTTTGCCTATGCAAAATCGGATACGAATCCGATTTGCATAGGCAAACCTTTCTTTAATACCCGGCTCGTATTTCCATAATTTCCCATTACCCAAAAATTGGAGCAACTTACACAGGACCATAAAGATCTCAAAAAACAGGTGAACGAAAAAGACAGCGAACTCAGCCGGTTAACCACTGTAAACCAATCTCTGGATCAGCAGGTAAAAGATTGCC encodes the following:
- a CDS encoding AbrB/MazE/SpoVT family DNA-binding domain-containing protein translates to MEMDIIKIGNSKGIRIPHAVLRQCGIDSKVELVVEDNFIIIKPVRTPRQGWAEALELMHKNNDDILLISEEIDNETLEVWDEPNY